The sequence below is a genomic window from Clostridium putrefaciens.
GGATATACATGTTTTCAACTAGAGAAGACAAAGGAGTTATCTAATTATGAGTAATACCCAAGATGAAAAATACAACTTTGTACTATATGTGCCAGAAATAAAGCATGACAGATGGGAAGAGAAGGACGGAAAGGTTACTCTATACTATGAAGTAACAGATCCTGTTAAAAGGTTTGCAGCATGGCTTGTAAAAAAGCCAAAAGTCTGTGATATTGAATTTGATGAACTTTGTTCTTCCGCATGGTTACTGATGGATGGCGAAAGAAGCATATATGATATTGCAAAGATAGTTTCATCAAAGGCTGGAGACGATATAGATGAATCTTTACGTAGATTAATTATTTACCTAAAGTATTTAGCTAAAAGAGGCTGGATTACTTTTAAAAAGCCAAAAGTTTCTTCGGATCTAGAATCAGACATAATAATTAAAGAATAGTTTAATTGTTAAATTAATCGAGTATAGTCTTAGATTGTGATATTCATAAACTAAGACTATACTTTTTTATTGACAAGTAAGTAATTTTGATGTTATTATAAACTTGATTGGTAGGTACCAGTTAAGTTTATAATGAGGTGTTTGAGTTGAATAGTATTGATAAGTCAAGTAGGGTTCCACTGTATTCGCAACTTATGGATATAATTATAGAAAAGATAACTAATAGTTTGAGTGAAAATGATCAGCTAGCATCAGAAAGAGAGATTTGTGACACTTATGACCTTAGTAGATCTACTGTAAGGCAAGCCATGGTTGAATTGCAAAAAGAAGGATATATATATAAGGTTCATGGTAAGGGGACATTTGTTGCGCCTAAAAGGTTGAATCAAGATTTAATGCAGTTTTATTCATTTACAGAAGAAATGAAGAAAATAGGGAAAGAACCTAAATCTGTAGTTATAGATTGTGAAGTAATAGAAGCTAATGAATTCTTGTCTGAAAAAATGAAGATTGAAGAAGGAAAAGGCTTATATAAAATAACTAGGTTGAGGAAAGCAGATGATACACCAATGCTTTATGAAGTTACTTATCTTCCTTTAAAAAGGTTTCCAGGACTTAATAAGCAAGATCTAGAAAGTAGAGCTATGTACGATATATTTAAAAATAAATTTGCTGTAGATATATTTATGGCAGAGGAATATTTCCAGCCAGTATTAACTAATAAACTAGAGAGTAAGTACTTAGAAATACCAGAAGGAGCACCAAGTTTAAAGATAGAGAGATTATCATTTGAATTAGATAAGATAATTGAATATACAATAAGCGTTGCTAGGGGAGACAAATTTAAGTATAAAGTTAGACTTCTTAATAAATAAAAAATTTAATATAACTGGTAATGACAACATAACAACATTACCATAAAGGAGATTAAAATATGAAAAAGATATTTAATAGGGCCATTGAAGAAATAAAAGATAGAGGAGCATTGAATACAGCTACTGAGATATATAATCAGCCAAAACTTTGGAAAGAAGTACTCAACATACTAACTGAGTCTAAAGACAAAATTGCTAGTTTTATGGAAGGTGCTATAAATAAAGAAGGTTTAAGGATAATATTGACAGGAGCAGGCACTTCAGCTTACGTAGGAGAAATTGCAGCTCCTTATCTATCAAAGCTGCTAGGCATTAAAGTAGAGGCAATAGCTACTACAGATATAGTGTCTAATCCAAAGGAATATCTACAAAAAAATAATCCCACTATTTTAGTATCCTTTGCAAGGTCTGGAAATAGCCCAGAAAGTGTTG
It includes:
- a CDS encoding PqqD family peptide modification chaperone produces the protein MSNTQDEKYNFVLYVPEIKHDRWEEKDGKVTLYYEVTDPVKRFAAWLVKKPKVCDIEFDELCSSAWLLMDGERSIYDIAKIVSSKAGDDIDESLRRLIIYLKYLAKRGWITFKKPKVSSDLESDIIIKE
- a CDS encoding GntR family transcriptional regulator — protein: MNSIDKSSRVPLYSQLMDIIIEKITNSLSENDQLASEREICDTYDLSRSTVRQAMVELQKEGYIYKVHGKGTFVAPKRLNQDLMQFYSFTEEMKKIGKEPKSVVIDCEVIEANEFLSEKMKIEEGKGLYKITRLRKADDTPMLYEVTYLPLKRFPGLNKQDLESRAMYDIFKNKFAVDIFMAEEYFQPVLTNKLESKYLEIPEGAPSLKIERLSFELDKIIEYTISVARGDKFKYKVRLLNK